gatggcttatcgctgtagaatgcagtgaagcatttatttgagctgcgatttctgagtctggtaactctaatgaacttatcctctgcagcagagttaactctgggtcttccattcctgtggcggtcctcatgagagccagtttcatcatagggcttgatggtttttgcaactgcacttgaagaaacgttcaaagttcttgaaatttccggattgactgaccttcatgtcttaaagtaatgatggactgtcgtttctctttgcttatttgagctgttcttgccataatatggacttggtattttaccaaatagggctggctatcttctgtatacccccactaccttgtcacaacacaactgattggctcaaacgcattaagaaggaaagaaattcacaCCTGTTAactggcacacctgttaattgaaatgcattcatgaagctggttgagagaatgccaagagtgtgcaaagctatcatcaaggcaaagggtagctatttgaagaatctcaaatataaaatatattttgatttgtttaaaacttttttggttacttcatgattccatatgtgttatttcatagttttgatgtcttcacttttattctacaatttagaaaatagtaaaaataaaaaataaacatttaatgagtaggtgtgtctaaacttttgactggtactgtatattaaagGCCGAAAACCTGTGGCACCATATCTCTCAACAAAAGGTCTGCCCATTAATTTTTATCAACAGCAGCGGGCGCATCATCTCGATCTCCGAACCGTGTCCCCGGGCTGTGAATAAATGCTGGATAAATAAGGCTTGTGTAGCTCTGCACACCACAACACTTAGCCTCCTACCAGTCAGTAAAATAACTACTCCAGGTTATATTGACCTGTGTATCTATGGACACCACTCCTCCTCACAGAGACAGATGGGTCATTCTACCAATGGCCTTGAATGAGAATGGCCAAAGTTCAGCCAACCACTCTCCCACATTCTAATGAACTACAGGGAAAACATCTAGTGTCCTCCTCTCTTAGCGCATTATTCAATCCCTTCACATCTGCATGTGACATATTGTTCAGTGGAGAGCCATATTAATTCCATCAGcacagcgcatgtccaggcaaAATACTAGAATGGTGACGTCATGTGCAGGGTGGATGTGATTTCACGTGTTGACCATAAGATGGCACTCTCTGACACCTAGTTGAACATAAACCAAGAAACACACAGGTTTCTTGGTTTTCATTCTGTATCATTTGGGGTACCTATGCAACCTGAACATTTCTGTCTTGCCATTGAAACACCTTAATATCTCATTTCTTTAAGTGGGCTAATTCTGAGTGGGAAAAGACCATGACAAATGCAGTCTTTTCAAGCATGCCAGTTCAATCTTATTTATCTTGAATATAAAGGAATGGTATTTTTAATGACACAATTAGGTAAATTGATTTCCTGTTAATCgtccaacaagctctcacagtctcatgtcagaattagatgtttcttaaatgtcaaatttcgaagttgttccaaacgtaaaATGTCGAAGTGttgaaggttaagtttaggcattaactctgaaatcccaaggttaggcattaactcagaatagTTTAGGtaaaggttaaggtttgggataggcttaaaacaaaaataactttcatccgctggattcaaacatgcaaccttcTGCACCAAAGGCAGATGTTTACACACATCCGCCATCCTTGTGCACAACACCCtagtccacaacaccctagcaaaaccgaaacctacttgaatgtaacagcgctcactgttgcccctagttgCCGGTTTCGACGTCATCTCCCGACGATTATCtgacatggatggacgtctaatcctgacttgtatcacgggtgacctggctgtaaTTGTCATGCTACAAAGACTGGCTGAGTTTTATTCCCTACCAGGAGCAATGAGGTACACTGCACTGTAATTAAACACAATATTCAAACTCCCTATGGTGATTCTTAATTGATGTCGCTAACCCAGAATGTGTGGACAACAGGTGCTATTTAATTTATCAAAATATGCCATTACAAAATACCCGGTATCCTATTCTATTTGAAGCAAATGCTGTTCAACTGTTAAACTCGACATCAACTTTGACAATAAAAAAAGCACAGTTGTGAAATAAAGGAGTGGGATAAAGCAACATGCAGGCTTCTACTGTATATTTGTTTGATTAACTCTCAGTGACTATAATAAACCACACAGTGGAGATTAAGATCTAGAACCCAGCTCCAGATTATGATTTGTCAATTTGGACTAATGATACTAATGATGATTGACAGGTAGCAACTCATAGCCCTAATAATATCCATAATGGCCATAATAATGTGAATAACCTGATGAGTAGCTAGTTCAGAGCACATTTTGGATTAATGATGATGGACATTATCACCCTAATATCCGGATGAGTTGCTTGTCCTCTGAATAGCAGCATTGGATTATTGATCAATTTATACATTTCTGCTGTCACATCAGTCATGGCAATCAGGTGAGCACCTTTATAAGGGTTACTCACATACACCCacagactgtacacacacagcaACCATGGAAGGCACAGAGTGACCCAAATTCTACATCCCCATGTCCAACGCTACAGGTGTGGTGCGGAGGCCTTATGAGTACCCTCAGAGtcatatacatgtatatatagAGTTGGGCCAATGCGGTTTCTTTCTTTCTGAACATTACGAGAGTGCCACTTTCTCCTCCATAGCCTTTGCTAAGTGATAATTGACGCTTCCACTTTGTGCTGTTTATTTCTGACAGTTTTCAGAACACCACcagcatagaattaggaattagaatattAATTTAACTTAATAGGATCTCTATAACCACAACACAGTACTGACTTGGATACAAATTATCCCAATTCTAATCAATAACAATTTCTGTTAAATTCACTGCTCTGTTTTGCTTGTTTAGAGTGGGTCATTTCATAGGGAACTGTATTGTTACATCACCTACATTTCAAGAAAAAAGGCACTAATATGGCGTCCGTTCTAAAACCTGGCCCAACTCTCAATAAATGGTACCCTCAGTGCTAGCTGGTTGATCCCTGGGCCTACGCATGTCTGTCCGCATACATGTTCTTCCTCATCATCACCTGCTTTCCCATCAACTTCCTCACACTCTATGTCACCATCGAGCACAAGAAGCTGCGGACAGCCCTCAACTACATCCTGCTACTTCCTCTACGGCCTCACCGGCTACATCATTGAGGGCTTCTGCGCTACCCACGGCGGCCAGATCGCCCTCTGGGCCCTGGTGGTGCTGTGTATCGAAAGGAGGTTGGTCATCTGCAAAGCCTATTGCAAACTTGCGCTTCAGGGAGAGCCATGCCATCATGGGTGTGGCATTCACCTAGGTGATCGATGCTGCTTGTTCCGTGCCCCCTCTGTTCGGCTGGTCACGTTACATCCCAGAGGGCATGCAATGCTCATGCGGTTTTGACTATTACACTCAGACCCCGGGGATCAATAACAAGTCCTATGTCATCTACATGTTCTTCTGCCACTTCACCATTCCCCTAGTCATCATATCCTTCTGCTATGGCAACCTGTTCTGCTCCGTCAAAGAGGCTGTTGAAACCACCCAGAGGGCTGAGATGGAGGTCACCCACATGGTCATTTCTGTGTTTACTTCTCTGCCGTAAAAAAATGTGATCTTAGGAAACCAAATATTAGTTACAGTACAAGAAACCATTTGATACAACTTAACTTTTAAGTCAGAGGAGtaactcatctttttaagtttaAGTACTTAGGATTTTTTATAGTGTGTCTTTACACTTTAAGAAATCTTCAGCGCTTCAATTTAAAAAGATTTGTGACCCCAATGACTTGTATCTTATAATGTAAGAGTTGATATAGCTAACAATTGCAAGGCTGTGGCGTATATTATATTTTCATGTTGAAACAACAACAATTTACAGTGTACTGAAGGGTTCTTACAAGTTGAAACAGTAGAACtgttcataaaaaaatatataaaacaggCCTACATTTTACTGAAAAATGCACCTACTGAAATAACAGAACAAGGAACGTTGGCTTTCGGAGAACATATGGCATATTAACGTCTACATTGTTTCTACCTGTTTTTGGTGGAAGtatgtatctacagtggggaaaaaaagtatttagtcagccaccaattgtgcaagttctcccacttaaaaagatgagagaggcctgtaattttcatcataggaacacgtcaactatgacagacgcaatgagaaaaaaaaatccagaaaatcacattgtaggattttttatgattttatttgcaaattatggtggaaaataagtatttggtcaataacaaaagtttctcaatactttgttatatacccttcgttggcaatgacacaggtcaaacgttttctgtaagtcttcacaaggttttcacacactgttgctggtattttggcccattcctccatgcagatctcctctagagtagtgatgttttggggctgtcactgggcaacacagactttcaactccctccaaagattttctatggggttgagatctggagactgactaggccactccaggaccttgaaatgcttcttacgaagccactccttcgttgcccgggcggtgtgtttgggatcattgtcatgctgaaagacccagccacgtttcatcttcaatgcccttgctgatggaaggaggttttcactcaaaatctcacgatacatggccccattcattctttcctttacacggatcagtcgtcctggtccctttgcagagaaacagccccaaagcatgatgtttccacccccatgcttcacagtaggtatggtgttctttggatgcaactcagcattctttgtcctccaaacacgacgagtttagtttttaccaaaaagttctattttggtttcatctgaccatatgacattctcctaatcctcttctggatcatccaaatgcactctagcaaacttcagatgggcctggacatgtactggcttaagcagggggacacgtctggcactgcaggatttgagtccctggcggcgtagtgtgttactgatggtaggctttgttactttggtcccagctctctgcaggtcattcactaggtccctcaccgtttgctcaccgttcttgtgatcattttgaccccacggggtgtgatcttgcgtggagccccagatcgagggagattatcagtggtcttgtatgtcttccatttcctaataattgctcccacagttgatttcttcaaaccaagctgcttacctattgcagattcagtcttcccagcctggtgcaggtctacaattttgtttctggtgtcctttgacagctccttggtcttggccatagtggagtttggagtgtctgtttgaggttgtggacaggtgtcttttatactgataacaagttcaaacaggtgccattaatacaggtaacgagtggaggacagaggagcctcttaaagaagaagttacaggtctgtgagagccagaaatcttgcttgtttgtaggtgaccaaatacttattttccaccataatttgctaataaattcataaaaaatcctacaatgtgattttctggatttttttttctcaatttgtctgtcatagttgacgtgtacctatgatgaaaattacaggcctctctcatctttttaaaggggagaacttgcacaattggtggctgactaaatactttttttccccactgtatgcgaTATAGAATAAAAGCATTTTTTCTGGAGAGAGTggtaacaataataataaaagtaataataatataaagcaGTCCCGTCTGGTATGTTTTTCTCTGGACAGAGTGGTGGTGAGATTACCACAGGCAAAGGATGAGGGATTTAGAGAGATTGATGGAGATTTTGGTAGTTGAGTCAAGACTTTCATCTGAGGTCGCTTGTAGGATATCAAGTGCAAATGTATCAGATCTGAAGAAGAATTTACACATGAAGACATGACAGTTATGTAAAGGTTAAGGTACGCAAGGTATTAACCTGACAAGGTATTGACCTGACAAGGTATTGACCTGACAAGGTATTGACCTGACAAGGTATTAACCTGACAAGGTATTGACCTGACAAGGTATTGACCTGACAAGGTATTAACATGACAAGGCAACATCTATCCCTTTTACATTTCCCCTTGCCTGCAGACTTACCTGTGCAACATGTTACAAATTACAGTTGGCATGacaatacacacacgcacgcacacacccacacacagggaTTCTGTCAAATCTAACCAAAACTAAATATAAACCCACACACAGGCCTACACCTGGCCAAAAATCTAGTGAATCATTTTGTCAAAACGTATATTACGTGCTGTCTTTCTTGCATGCATGTCTGCCACAAACAGAATATGGCTGTCATCTTAACTCCAGTCAGGTTTGACTCAACAGGACGGAACCATCCGTGTGTTTCCATGGTGacgggagagaaaggagagagcggcTCCAAGGTAAAGGAGCCCCTGAGCTGGAGCCCTGACTCTGGGCTGCTGCTGTGATGTCATTATTACAGATTTCATTACCACGTCTTGATGAATTGTCACCAGTCATTGGTTGTTCATACTGGGTAGCAGGAGCAATACAAGGCTCTGGTTCTATATTTGATGAAGGctcagggagagatagagggacgggagatgaggagaggagaggggagtgttTTGCTGCTGTAGACTTGATTGGATTCATTCTTTTAACCTGGTCttagagcattttgtattattctgtacataaatccgagacactccatttagtatgatatgttatgtttcgtatggtacagtgccttcggaaagtattcagaccctttactttttccatattttgttacgtaacggccatattctaaaatgtattaaactattttttcccctcatcaatctacacacaataccccataatgacaatgcaaaaacaggtttttagaaatgttcgctgatttattaaaaataaaaaactgaaatatcacatttacgtaagtattcagatcctttactttgttgaagcacctttggcagcgattccaccctcttcttgggtatgatgctacaagcttggcacacctgtatttggggagtttctcccatttttctctgcagatcctctcaagctctgtcaggttggattgggagtgttgctacacagctatattcaggtctctccagagatgttcgatcgggttcatgtccgggctctggctgggccactcaaggacattcagagacttgtcccgaagccactcctgcattgtcttggctgtgtgcttagggccgttgtcctgttggaaggtgaacattcgcccccagtctgaggtcctgaatgctctggagcaggttttcatcaaggagctctctgtactttgctccattcatctttccctcaatcctgactagtctcccagtcactgccgctgaaaaacctccccacagcatgatgctgccaccaacatggttcaccgtagggatggtgccaggtttcctccaggcgtgacgcttggcattcaggccaaagagttcaatgttggtttcatcagagcatagaatcttgtttctcatggtctgagagtctttaggtgccttttggcaaactccaagcaggctgtcatgtgccttttactgaggagtggctaccgtctggccactctaccataaaggcctgattggtggagtgctgctgtcACGACTGTCAAaaaacgctgcacctcctttactgtagttggagtctgccaattacgcacggctgaaacgtggtcaatctccatctccacccctgacgcagacaaccggtgtcccaggaaggagatggactcctggaaaaacagacatttctctgccttcacatacagatcatgctccaacagtctacccagcacccgacgtaccagggacacatgctcggtacgtgtagcggagtatatcagaatgtcatcaatatacaccactaccccctgtccatgcaaatcccggaaaatctcgtctacaaatgattggaagactgaaggagcattcattagaccgtatggcatgacgaggtactcatagtgacccgaggtggtactgaatgctgtcttccactcatctccctcccgaatgcgcaccaggttgtaagcgctcctgagatccaattttgtgaagaagcgcgccccgtgtaatgactccgtcatactagcaatcagagggagaggatagctgtatttaatagtgatctgattgagaccacggtaatcaatacacgggcgtaaaaccccatccttcttcttcacaaaaaagaaacttgaggacgcaggagaagtggatggccgtatctatccctgtctcaaggattcggcgacgtatgtctccatagcagccgtctcctcctgagacagaggatacacatggctgcgagggagcgcagcgccaacctggaggtctatcgcacaatccccctgtcgatgaggtggtaattgagtcgccttcttcttacagaaggcgcttgccaaatcggcatactcaggaggaatgtgcattgtgggcatttggttcggactctccaccgtcgttgcccctacggaaacacctacacaccgccccacacagtgatcagaccatcccttgagagccctctgttgccatgaaatgttggggtcatgagat
This window of the Coregonus clupeaformis isolate EN_2021a chromosome 10, ASM2061545v1, whole genome shotgun sequence genome carries:
- the LOC121574955 gene encoding LOW QUALITY PROTEIN: rhodopsin, freshwater form (The sequence of the model RefSeq protein was modified relative to this genomic sequence to represent the inferred CDS: inserted 2 bases in 1 codon; deleted 1 base in 1 codon; substituted 1 base at 1 genomic stop codon) translates to MEGTEXPKFYIPMSNATGVVRRPYEYPQSHIHLVDPWAYACLSAYMFFLIITCFPINFLTLYVTIEHKKLRTALNYILXYFLYGLTGYIIEGFCATHGGQIALWALVVLCIERRLVICKPIANLRFRESHAIMGVAFT